The following are encoded together in the Pseudomonas sediminis genome:
- a CDS encoding TetR family transcriptional regulator codes for MARRTKEEAQATRVQILDAAERVFHAQGVSRASLAEVAKEAGVSRGAIYWHFENKIDLFQAMLERLRLPLEELARASESEDEPDPLGCMRELLIKALTRLASEPQTHRIHDILRYKCEYTGELLGLRERMQALSLECDQRIAKALSNAVNKGQLPGELDCARAAVCLHAYMEGIEANWLLVPNFDLAQQAPALVDTVLDMLHSPALRLTPGG; via the coding sequence ATGGCCAGAAGAACCAAAGAGGAAGCGCAGGCGACACGGGTGCAGATACTCGATGCCGCCGAGCGGGTGTTCCATGCCCAAGGCGTTTCCCGTGCGTCTCTGGCTGAGGTGGCGAAAGAGGCTGGTGTCAGCCGCGGCGCCATCTATTGGCATTTCGAGAACAAGATAGACCTGTTCCAGGCCATGCTCGAACGTCTGCGCCTACCGCTCGAGGAGCTGGCGCGTGCCAGTGAGAGCGAGGACGAGCCGGACCCGCTGGGCTGCATGCGTGAGTTGCTGATCAAGGCGCTGACGCGTTTGGCCAGCGAGCCGCAGACCCATCGCATCCACGACATCCTGCGCTACAAGTGCGAATACACCGGTGAGCTGCTCGGTCTGCGCGAGCGCATGCAGGCGCTGAGCCTGGAATGCGATCAGCGCATCGCCAAGGCGCTGAGCAACGCGGTCAACAAGGGCCAGTTGCCGGGCGAGCTGGACTGCGCGCGCGCGGCCGTCTGCTTGCATGCCTATATGGAAGGCATCGAGGCCAACTGGCTGCTGGTGCCCAACTTCGACCTGGCGCAGCAGGCGCCTGCACTGGTCGATACCGTGCTGGACATGCTGCACAGCCCGGCGTTGCGCCTGACGCCGGGCGGTTAG
- a CDS encoding efflux RND transporter periplasmic adaptor subunit: MHSKPAFAVLVSAIAVAMLSLTGCQESSAPQTQQTPQVGVVTLEAKPFALTSEVPGRTSAYRIAEVRPQVNGIIQKRLFTEGSEVKAGQQLYQIDPATYQATFKSAQATQLSAKSLADRYKLLVADKAVSQQAYDEARAAGLQADAALEQARIDLRYTKVMAPISGRIGRSAVTEGALVSNGQANAMATIQQLDPIYVDVTQSSKELLRLRRDLAEGRLQKASDSAAKVALKLEDGSRYAHEGKLEFSEVAVDESTGSVTLRAVFPNPDHLLLPGMFVHAELLSGVKQNAILAPQQGVTRNQRGEPTAMVVGADNKVELRVLKADRTAGSAWLVEEGLNEGDRLITEGLQFVQPGAEVKAVPASNVKTEQPAQDAEQASGQD, from the coding sequence ATGCACTCGAAGCCAGCCTTCGCTGTCTTGGTTTCCGCCATCGCCGTGGCAATGCTCAGTCTCACCGGCTGCCAGGAATCCAGCGCCCCACAGACCCAGCAAACGCCGCAAGTCGGAGTGGTCACGCTCGAAGCCAAACCCTTTGCACTGACCAGCGAAGTACCGGGTCGCACCAGCGCTTATCGCATCGCCGAGGTGCGCCCACAGGTCAACGGCATCATTCAGAAGCGCCTGTTCACCGAGGGCAGCGAGGTCAAGGCAGGTCAGCAGCTGTACCAGATCGACCCGGCCACCTACCAAGCCACGTTCAAGAGCGCGCAGGCCACGCAGCTTTCCGCCAAGTCCCTGGCTGATCGCTACAAGCTGCTGGTCGCCGACAAGGCCGTCAGCCAACAGGCCTATGACGAAGCCCGCGCTGCCGGTCTGCAGGCCGATGCCGCGCTGGAACAGGCACGCATCGACCTGCGCTACACCAAGGTGATGGCGCCGATCAGCGGTCGCATCGGCCGCTCCGCAGTGACCGAAGGTGCACTGGTCAGCAACGGCCAGGCCAACGCCATGGCCACCATCCAGCAGCTCGACCCGATCTACGTCGACGTCACCCAGTCGAGCAAGGAACTGCTGCGCCTGCGCCGTGACCTGGCCGAGGGCCGTCTGCAGAAGGCCAGCGACAGCGCCGCCAAGGTCGCGCTGAAGCTGGAAGACGGCAGCCGCTACGCCCATGAAGGCAAGCTGGAGTTCTCCGAAGTGGCGGTGGACGAAAGCACTGGTTCGGTGACCTTGCGCGCCGTGTTCCCCAACCCGGACCACCTGCTGCTGCCGGGCATGTTCGTGCATGCCGAGCTGCTCTCCGGGGTCAAACAGAACGCCATCCTCGCCCCCCAGCAGGGCGTGACCCGCAACCAGCGCGGCGAGCCGACGGCGATGGTGGTGGGTGCAGACAACAAGGTTGAACTGCGCGTGCTCAAGGCCGATCGCACCGCCGGCAGTGCCTGGTTGGTGGAGGAAGGCCTGAACGAAGGCGACCGTCTGATCACCGAAGGCCTGCAGTTCGTGCAGCCCGGCGCCGAGGTCAAGGCCGTCCCGGCCAGCAACGTCAAGACCGAACAGCCTGCCCAAGACGCCGAACAAGCCAGCGGCCAGGACTAA
- a CDS encoding efflux RND transporter permease subunit gives MSRFFIDRPIFAWVIALVIMLAGGLSILKLPINQYPSIAPPAVAIQVSYPGASAQTVQDTVVQVIEQQLNGIDGLRYVSSSSNSDGSMEIIVTFEQGVNPDIAQVQVQNKLQLATPLLPQEVQQQGIRVTKSVRNFLMVIGVVSKDGSMTREDLSDYIVSNLQDPISRTKGVGDFQVFGAQYAMRIWLDPAKLNSFQLTPVDVRSAIQAQNVQISSGQFGGLPASPGNQLNATIIGKTRLQTPEEFRKILLKVQADGSQVRLGDIAKVELGGENYAINAQFNGLPASGLAIRLATGANALDTAKAVRETISNLEPFFPAGMEVVFPYDTTPVISASIEGVVHTLFEAIVLVFLVMFLFLQNLRATIIPTMAVPVVLLGTFGILAAFGFSINTLTMFAMVLAIGLLVDDAIVVVENVERVMREDGLSPKEATRKSMGQIQGALVGIGLVLSAVFLPMAFFGGSTGVIYRQFSITIVSAMALSVLVALIFTPALCATLLKPIDSDHHEAKRGFFGWFNRTFDRGSNAYQRGVAGMLKRKTPYLLLYLVIVIIMAWMFTRIPTAFLPEEDQGVLFAQVQTPSGSSAERTQVVVDEMRQYLLEDEASTVKSVFTVTGFNFAGRGQSSGMAFIMLKPWGERPGAENGVAALAQRAQMHFFSFRDAMVFAFAPPAVMEMGNATGFNFFLQDQAGVGHEVMNEARDKFLQLANQHPVLDSVRANGLRDEAQYQLLIDDERARALGLSLSDINSTLSIAWGASYVNDFIDRGRVKKVYLQGASEARMSPEDLNKWYVRNDQGRMVPFSAFASGEWTYGAPKLARYNGVSAVEILGAPAPGYSTGDAMAAVEEIATQLPQGVGYSWTGLSYEERLAGSQTTALFVISAIVVFLCLAALYESWSIPFSVMLVVPLGIIGALMFTELRGLSNDVFFKVGLLTTIGLSARNAILIVEFAKAQYEQGMTFAEAAIEACRMRLRPIIMTSLAFILGCLPLAIASGAGAGSKHAIGTGVIGGMLSAMILAIFWIPLFYVVVCSIFEKKRPEPTRENEKEVLQ, from the coding sequence ATGTCCAGATTCTTTATCGACCGGCCGATCTTCGCCTGGGTGATCGCCCTGGTGATCATGCTGGCGGGTGGCCTGTCCATCCTCAAGCTGCCGATCAACCAGTACCCGAGCATCGCGCCGCCTGCCGTTGCCATCCAGGTCAGCTACCCGGGCGCCTCGGCGCAGACGGTGCAGGACACCGTGGTGCAGGTGATCGAACAGCAGCTCAACGGCATCGACGGCCTGCGCTATGTCAGCTCGTCGAGCAACTCCGACGGCAGCATGGAGATCATCGTTACCTTCGAACAGGGGGTGAACCCGGATATTGCCCAGGTTCAGGTGCAGAACAAGCTGCAACTGGCCACCCCGCTGCTGCCACAGGAAGTCCAGCAACAGGGCATCCGCGTGACCAAGTCGGTGCGCAACTTCCTGATGGTCATCGGCGTGGTGTCGAAAGACGGCAGCATGACCCGTGAGGACCTGTCGGACTACATCGTCTCCAACCTGCAAGACCCGATCTCGCGGACCAAGGGCGTCGGCGACTTCCAGGTGTTCGGCGCGCAGTACGCCATGCGCATCTGGCTCGACCCGGCCAAGCTCAACAGCTTCCAGCTGACCCCGGTTGACGTGCGCAGCGCCATCCAGGCGCAGAACGTGCAGATTTCCTCCGGCCAGTTCGGCGGCCTGCCTGCGTCGCCGGGCAACCAGCTCAACGCCACCATCATCGGCAAGACGCGCCTGCAGACCCCGGAAGAGTTCCGCAAGATTCTGCTCAAGGTGCAGGCCGATGGCTCCCAGGTGCGTCTGGGCGATATCGCCAAGGTCGAGCTGGGCGGCGAGAACTACGCCATCAACGCGCAGTTCAACGGCCTGCCGGCCTCGGGTCTGGCGATTCGTCTGGCCACCGGTGCCAACGCCCTGGACACCGCCAAAGCGGTACGCGAAACCATCTCCAATCTCGAGCCGTTCTTCCCGGCCGGCATGGAAGTGGTCTTCCCTTACGACACCACGCCGGTGATCTCGGCCTCCATCGAAGGGGTGGTGCACACCCTGTTCGAGGCCATCGTGCTGGTGTTCCTGGTGATGTTCCTGTTCCTGCAGAACCTGCGCGCCACCATCATCCCGACCATGGCGGTGCCGGTGGTACTGCTCGGCACCTTCGGCATACTTGCCGCGTTCGGTTTCTCCATCAATACCCTGACCATGTTCGCCATGGTCCTGGCCATCGGCCTGCTGGTGGACGACGCCATCGTGGTGGTGGAGAACGTCGAACGGGTGATGCGCGAGGATGGGCTATCGCCCAAGGAAGCGACGCGCAAGTCCATGGGCCAGATCCAGGGCGCACTGGTGGGCATTGGCCTGGTGCTCTCGGCAGTATTCTTGCCGATGGCGTTCTTCGGCGGCTCTACCGGGGTGATCTACCGGCAGTTCTCCATCACCATCGTCTCGGCCATGGCCCTGTCGGTGCTGGTGGCGCTGATCTTCACCCCTGCCTTGTGCGCCACCCTGCTCAAACCCATCGACAGCGACCACCACGAGGCCAAACGCGGCTTCTTCGGCTGGTTCAACCGCACCTTCGACCGCGGCAGCAACGCCTATCAGCGCGGCGTCGCCGGCATGCTCAAGCGCAAGACACCCTACCTGCTGCTGTATCTGGTGATCGTCATCATCATGGCGTGGATGTTCACCCGCATCCCCACCGCCTTCCTCCCCGAGGAAGACCAGGGCGTGCTGTTCGCCCAGGTGCAGACGCCATCGGGCTCCAGTGCCGAGCGTACCCAGGTGGTGGTCGATGAAATGCGCCAGTACCTGCTGGAAGACGAAGCGAGCACAGTCAAATCGGTGTTCACCGTCACCGGCTTCAACTTCGCCGGCCGCGGCCAGAGCTCCGGTATGGCCTTCATCATGCTCAAGCCCTGGGGTGAACGTCCCGGCGCCGAGAATGGCGTAGCCGCGCTGGCGCAACGTGCGCAGATGCACTTCTTCAGCTTCCGCGATGCGATGGTGTTCGCCTTCGCCCCGCCGGCGGTCATGGAGATGGGTAACGCCACCGGCTTCAACTTCTTCCTGCAGGATCAGGCGGGTGTTGGCCATGAGGTGATGAACGAGGCACGCGACAAGTTCCTGCAACTGGCCAACCAGCACCCGGTGCTCGACAGCGTGCGTGCCAACGGCCTGCGCGACGAGGCGCAGTACCAGTTGCTGATCGATGACGAGCGCGCCCGCGCCCTCGGCCTGTCGCTGTCGGACATCAACAGCACCCTGTCGATTGCCTGGGGCGCCAGCTACGTCAACGACTTCATCGACCGCGGTCGGGTGAAGAAGGTCTACCTGCAAGGCGCGTCCGAAGCGCGCATGAGCCCGGAAGACCTGAACAAGTGGTACGTGCGCAACGACCAGGGCCGCATGGTGCCGTTCAGTGCCTTCGCCAGTGGCGAATGGACCTACGGTGCACCCAAGCTGGCGCGTTACAACGGCGTCTCGGCGGTGGAAATCCTCGGCGCGCCGGCGCCCGGCTACAGCACCGGTGATGCCATGGCCGCCGTCGAGGAAATCGCCACGCAGCTGCCACAGGGCGTGGGCTATTCCTGGACCGGTCTGTCCTACGAGGAACGCCTGGCCGGCTCGCAGACCACCGCGCTGTTCGTGATCTCCGCCATCGTGGTGTTCCTCTGCCTGGCAGCGCTGTACGAGAGCTGGTCGATCCCGTTCTCGGTGATGCTGGTGGTGCCGCTGGGGATCATCGGCGCCTTGATGTTCACCGAGCTGCGTGGCCTGTCCAACGACGTGTTCTTCAAGGTCGGCCTGCTCACCACCATCGGTCTGTCGGCGCGTAACGCGATTCTCATCGTCGAGTTCGCCAAGGCCCAGTACGAACAGGGCATGACCTTCGCCGAAGCGGCCATCGAAGCCTGCCGCATGCGTCTGCGCCCGATCATCATGACCTCGCTGGCCTTCATCCTCGGCTGCCTGCCGCTGGCCATCGCCAGCGGTGCCGGCGCCGGCAGCAAGCACGCCATCGGCACCGGGGTGATCGGCGGCATGCTCAGCGCGATGATCCTGGCGATCTTCTGGATTCCACTGTTCTACGTCGTGGTCTGCTCGATTTTCGAGAAGAAGCGCCCCGAGCCGACCCGTGAAAACGAGAAGGAGGTACTGCAATGA
- the adeC gene encoding AdeC/AdeK/OprM family multidrug efflux complex outer membrane factor, which yields MRQSLLSLAVAAALLSGCSLIPDYERPDAPVAADWPQGEAYGSAASEGSRAAADLQWREFFRDPALQQLVQVALENNRDLRVAALNVEAYRALYRIQRADLLPSVSADGAGTRQRLPADLSQTGEARTSGQYSATLGVNAWELDFFGRIRSLSEQALQQYLATEQAARSTQISLVASVANAYLQWQADQALLELTRDTLKTFEESYQLTQRSFDVGVTDALALSQARSAVDSARVSLAQYQRLVAQDRNALTQLLGTGLPADLPQGLALNAELLEQVPAGLPADLLQRRPDLLQAEYQLKAANANIGAARAAFFPSISLTANAGTASSQLSGLFDSGSGTWLFQPQISLPIFNAGRLRANLDYAELQSDIQVAQYEKTIQVAFQEVADRLAARTTYRQQLDAQRALLETTETYYDLAERRYRTGVDSYLTLLDAQRQLFSVRQQLITDRLAQLSSEVELYKALGGGWSNTGSNAPQG from the coding sequence ATGAGGCAGTCCCTGTTGTCCCTGGCCGTGGCCGCCGCTCTGCTCAGCGGCTGCAGCCTGATTCCCGACTATGAACGCCCGGACGCTCCGGTTGCCGCCGACTGGCCGCAAGGCGAAGCCTATGGCAGCGCCGCCAGCGAAGGCAGCCGCGCGGCGGCCGACCTGCAATGGCGCGAGTTCTTCCGCGACCCGGCGCTGCAGCAACTGGTGCAGGTGGCGCTGGAAAACAACCGCGACCTGCGCGTCGCCGCGCTGAACGTCGAAGCCTACCGCGCGCTGTACCGCATTCAGCGCGCCGACCTGCTGCCTTCGGTCTCCGCTGATGGCGCCGGCACCCGCCAGCGCCTGCCAGCCGACCTGAGCCAGACCGGTGAAGCCCGCACCAGTGGCCAGTACAGCGCCACCCTGGGCGTCAACGCCTGGGAGCTGGACTTCTTCGGTCGTATCCGCAGCCTCAGCGAGCAGGCCCTGCAGCAGTACCTGGCCACCGAACAGGCCGCGCGCAGCACGCAGATCAGTCTTGTGGCCAGCGTCGCCAACGCCTACCTGCAGTGGCAGGCGGATCAGGCGCTGCTCGAACTGACGCGGGACACCCTGAAGACCTTCGAGGAAAGCTACCAGCTGACCCAGCGCAGCTTCGACGTCGGTGTCACCGATGCCCTGGCCCTGAGCCAGGCGCGCAGCGCGGTAGACAGCGCCCGCGTCAGCCTGGCGCAGTACCAGCGCCTGGTCGCTCAGGACCGCAACGCCCTGACCCAACTGCTTGGCACCGGCCTGCCCGCCGATCTGCCGCAGGGGCTGGCATTGAACGCCGAACTGCTGGAGCAGGTACCCGCTGGTCTGCCAGCCGACCTGCTGCAGCGTCGCCCCGACCTGCTGCAGGCCGAATACCAGCTCAAGGCCGCCAACGCCAATATCGGCGCGGCGCGCGCGGCGTTCTTCCCCAGCATCAGCCTGACCGCCAATGCCGGCACCGCCAGCAGCCAGTTGTCCGGCCTGTTCGACAGCGGCTCGGGCACCTGGCTGTTCCAGCCGCAGATCAGCCTGCCGATCTTCAACGCCGGCCGTCTGCGCGCCAACCTCGACTACGCCGAGTTGCAGAGCGATATCCAGGTCGCGCAGTACGAGAAAACCATTCAGGTGGCCTTCCAGGAAGTCGCCGACCGCCTCGCCGCGCGCACCACCTACCGCCAGCAACTGGACGCCCAGCGTGCCCTGCTGGAGACCACCGAGACCTATTACGACCTGGCCGAACGGCGCTACCGCACCGGTGTGGACAGCTACCTGACCCTGCTCGACGCCCAGCGTCAGCTGTTCAGCGTGCGCCAGCAGCTGATCACCGACCGCCTGGCCCAGCTCAGCAGCGAAGTGGAGCTGTACAAGGCCCTGGGTGGTGGCTGGAGCAATACGGGGAGCAACGCCCCACAAGGTTGA
- a CDS encoding AraC family transcriptional regulator: protein MSLANSPSATASQLLDLYLSLQGLGLVGSTDLQVLGIELEQLRNLEMRVPVRWAVHLWDHAASRGAPPEIGLLVGQRRGLHTRGPVAHLAAQSATLGEALELFRRYIPVMSEGESLRVEVLGTRVRIHFLFHAPLLGHPVACEHSLSSALCWARQLTAVRLVPQAVGFRHAPLAAPVVYRQVFGVAVRFGEDADYLELQASDLQLPVTSANPYLKGLMQQRVSDMQAQLPAQRSLRAQVQQQIEYGLSSGELSVQRVAERLGISRQTLHRRLRAEQCSFSELLVEVRRNYAVQRLAQPGCRVEQLSRELGFAEASAFYKAFKGWFGVTPKAYQVGRDA from the coding sequence ATGTCGTTGGCGAACAGCCCCAGCGCTACCGCCTCACAGCTGCTGGACCTGTACCTGTCGCTGCAAGGGCTCGGGCTGGTTGGTTCGACGGATCTGCAGGTGCTGGGCATCGAGCTGGAACAGCTAAGAAACTTGGAGATGCGTGTGCCGGTGCGCTGGGCTGTGCATCTCTGGGACCATGCCGCCAGTCGCGGGGCTCCACCTGAGATTGGCCTGCTGGTCGGCCAGCGGCGCGGCCTGCATACCCGTGGGCCGGTCGCCCACCTGGCAGCGCAGAGCGCTACCTTGGGCGAGGCGCTGGAGTTGTTCCGTCGCTACATCCCGGTGATGAGTGAGGGCGAGAGCCTGCGGGTCGAGGTGCTCGGCACGCGCGTTCGCATTCACTTCCTGTTCCATGCACCGCTGCTCGGCCACCCCGTGGCCTGCGAGCACAGTCTCAGCTCGGCGCTGTGCTGGGCGCGCCAGCTCACGGCGGTGCGCCTGGTGCCACAGGCGGTGGGCTTTCGTCATGCGCCACTGGCGGCACCGGTGGTCTACCGCCAGGTGTTCGGCGTGGCGGTGCGTTTCGGCGAGGACGCGGACTACCTGGAGTTGCAGGCGAGTGATTTGCAGTTGCCGGTGACAAGTGCAAACCCCTATCTCAAGGGGTTGATGCAGCAGCGGGTGAGCGATATGCAGGCGCAGTTACCGGCACAGCGCAGCTTGCGCGCACAGGTACAACAGCAGATCGAGTATGGCTTGTCGAGCGGCGAGCTGTCAGTTCAGCGAGTGGCGGAGCGCCTGGGGATCAGTCGGCAGACCCTTCACCGCCGCCTACGTGCGGAGCAGTGCAGCTTTTCCGAATTGCTGGTCGAGGTACGTCGCAACTATGCCGTGCAGCGCCTGGCGCAGCCGGGGTGCCGAGTCGAACAGCTCAGTCGCGAGTTGGGTTTTGCCGAAGCGAGCGCTTTCTACAAGGCATTCAAGGGCTGGTTCGGAGTGACTCCCAAAGCTTACCAGGTTGGCCGGGACGCATAG
- a CDS encoding long-chain-acyl-CoA synthetase, producing the protein MSHADLITLPRLLSRLPRLLVDLPGIVKGLHIGNRSRGAYPASLARCVETAARENPEGVALIQDDEQLSYAELDRWSNQLAHYLRAHGLCQGDSAALMFENRFELLAAVIACAKLGAVSALINSSQRGRVLAHSIGLAAPRMVLVGEELLEAFNEVAGDMALPDDARVYFADRPTWRDPGEAPRGWLHPAATLQDYPVEAPVLERAVRADDPCFFIYTSGTTGLPKAVVFNHGRFLKGYGAFGFAAVRLGRTDRMYVSLPFYHGTAMVVCWGSVLAGQSALIIVRKFSASRFWEEVQQHRATAFGYVGELCRYLLDQPQRPGDTNNPIRVMVGNGLRPSLWQAFKQRFAVERVIELYASSEGNVGFTNLLNLDNTVGFSPYPYAIVRYDQEHEAPLRENGCLQRVAKGETGLLLGKITDKTPFHGYTDARDTERCILRDVFEPGDAWFNTGDLMRDMGFRHAQFVDRLGDTFRWKGENVSTTQVEAVLDSIEHISETVVYGVEIAGTNGRAGMACVRLNCAAEDFDFHALLGQLRLALPAYAIPLFLRLSAQMETTGTFKHKKAPLKEQGFDPQCCSDPLYAWLPGTERYIPLTHELHAAILAGTYRY; encoded by the coding sequence ATGAGCCACGCCGACCTGATCACCCTGCCCCGTTTGCTGTCCCGACTACCGCGTCTGCTCGTAGACCTGCCCGGAATCGTCAAAGGCCTGCACATCGGCAATCGCAGCCGCGGTGCCTACCCCGCCAGCCTGGCCCGCTGCGTCGAGACGGCCGCGCGAGAAAACCCCGAGGGCGTAGCCTTGATCCAGGACGACGAGCAGCTCAGCTACGCCGAACTCGATCGCTGGAGCAACCAACTGGCGCACTACCTGCGTGCCCATGGCCTGTGCCAGGGCGACAGCGCAGCGCTGATGTTCGAGAACCGCTTCGAGTTGCTCGCTGCGGTCATCGCCTGCGCCAAGCTCGGCGCGGTCAGCGCGCTGATCAACAGCAGCCAGCGCGGCCGCGTGCTGGCACACAGCATCGGCCTGGCGGCCCCGCGCATGGTGCTGGTTGGCGAAGAGCTGCTGGAGGCTTTCAACGAAGTGGCAGGCGACATGGCGCTGCCCGACGACGCCCGCGTCTACTTCGCCGACCGCCCGACCTGGCGCGACCCGGGCGAGGCGCCGAGAGGTTGGCTGCATCCGGCCGCGACGCTGCAGGACTACCCCGTTGAGGCGCCAGTGCTGGAGCGCGCCGTGCGGGCCGACGACCCGTGCTTCTTCATCTACACCTCGGGCACTACTGGCCTGCCCAAGGCCGTGGTGTTCAACCACGGGCGCTTCCTCAAGGGTTACGGCGCCTTCGGTTTCGCCGCCGTGCGCCTGGGCCGCACGGACCGCATGTACGTCAGCCTGCCGTTCTATCATGGCACCGCCATGGTGGTGTGCTGGGGCTCGGTGTTGGCAGGCCAGTCGGCGCTGATCATAGTGCGCAAGTTCAGCGCCAGCCGTTTCTGGGAGGAGGTGCAGCAGCATCGGGCAACCGCCTTCGGCTATGTCGGCGAGCTGTGTCGCTACCTGCTAGACCAGCCGCAACGTCCCGGGGATACCAATAACCCGATCCGTGTAATGGTAGGCAACGGCCTGCGCCCAAGCCTCTGGCAGGCATTCAAGCAGCGCTTCGCGGTCGAGCGGGTCATCGAACTGTATGCCTCAAGCGAGGGTAATGTCGGTTTCACGAACTTGCTCAACCTGGACAACACGGTTGGCTTTTCGCCCTACCCCTACGCCATCGTCCGCTACGACCAGGAACACGAGGCGCCGCTACGTGAGAACGGCTGCCTGCAGCGCGTGGCAAAGGGCGAAACCGGTCTGCTGCTGGGCAAGATCACCGACAAGACGCCCTTCCACGGCTATACCGACGCGCGTGACACAGAGCGCTGCATCCTGCGCGACGTGTTCGAGCCGGGCGACGCCTGGTTCAATACAGGCGACCTGATGCGCGACATGGGCTTCCGCCACGCGCAGTTCGTCGACCGTCTCGGCGATACCTTCCGCTGGAAGGGCGAGAACGTCTCCACCACCCAGGTCGAGGCCGTACTAGACAGCATCGAGCACATCAGCGAAACGGTGGTCTACGGCGTGGAAATCGCCGGCACCAACGGCCGCGCCGGCATGGCCTGTGTGCGCCTGAACTGCGCGGCAGAAGATTTCGACTTCCACGCCCTGCTCGGGCAACTGCGCCTGGCACTGCCGGCCTACGCCATCCCACTGTTCCTACGCCTGAGCGCGCAGATGGAGACCACCGGCACCTTCAAGCACAAGAAGGCACCGCTCAAGGAGCAGGGCTTCGACCCGCAATGCTGCAGCGACCCGCTTTATGCCTGGCTGCCAGGCACCGAGCGCTATATCCCGCTGACCCACGAGCTGCACGCCGCAATCCTCGCCGGCACCTACCGCTACTAG
- a CDS encoding HAD family hydrolase yields the protein MKALRGARHWVFDMDGTLTLAVHDFVAIKRALDIPEQDDILHHLAALPAEEAAQKHAWLLEHERELAVASRPAPGAIELVRTLCERGCQLGILTRNAHSLALLTLQAIGLDDCFARADILGRDEAPPKPHPGGLLHLAERWSVTPRELVMVGDYRFDLECAQAAGARSVLVNLPDNPWPELTELHAQDCAQLLAGLS from the coding sequence GTGAAGGCACTGCGCGGAGCACGTCACTGGGTGTTCGACATGGACGGCACCCTGACCCTGGCGGTGCATGACTTCGTGGCGATAAAACGCGCCCTCGACATCCCTGAGCAAGACGACATCCTCCATCACCTGGCTGCGCTGCCGGCAGAGGAAGCCGCGCAGAAGCATGCCTGGCTGCTGGAGCACGAACGCGAGCTGGCAGTGGCCTCGCGCCCGGCGCCGGGCGCCATCGAACTGGTGCGCACCCTGTGCGAGCGAGGTTGCCAGCTTGGCATCCTCACGCGTAATGCTCACTCGCTGGCCTTGCTGACGTTGCAGGCCATCGGCCTGGATGACTGCTTTGCCAGGGCGGACATCCTCGGGCGCGATGAAGCCCCGCCCAAGCCGCACCCGGGTGGTTTGCTGCACCTGGCCGAGCGCTGGAGCGTTACGCCGCGCGAGCTGGTAATGGTCGGCGACTACCGCTTCGACCTGGAATGCGCCCAGGCCGCCGGTGCGCGCAGCGTGCTGGTCAACCTGCCGGACAACCCCTGGCCGGAGCTGACCGAGCTGCATGCGCAGGATTGCGCGCAGCTGTTGGCGGGGCTGAGCTGA
- the tesB gene encoding acyl-CoA thioesterase II, producing MTQVLDDLVALLSLEQIEENLFRGRSQDLGFRQLFGGQVLGQCISAASQTVEEARHVHSMHGYFLRPGDASLPVVYQVERTRDGGSFSTRRVVAVQKGQPIFFCSASFQYDEEGFHHQSEMPDVPGPEDLKSETELARMVAPMIPERMRERLTSDKPIEIRPVTLINPFAPQPCEPAKYVWFRAAGDLPDDPQLHKYLLAYASDFNLLTTSMQPHGVSVFQKFMQVASLDHSLWFHRNLRMDDWLLYAMDSPWAGNARGFSRASIYNRQGELVASAAQEGLTRVREDWK from the coding sequence ATGACTCAGGTTCTCGATGATCTGGTGGCGCTGCTCAGCCTGGAGCAGATCGAGGAAAACCTGTTCCGTGGCCGCAGCCAGGATCTCGGTTTTCGCCAGCTGTTCGGCGGCCAGGTGCTTGGCCAGTGCATCTCCGCTGCCAGCCAGACGGTCGAGGAGGCGCGCCATGTGCACTCCATGCACGGTTATTTCCTGCGCCCTGGCGATGCCAGCCTGCCGGTGGTCTATCAGGTCGAGCGCACCCGCGACGGCGGCAGCTTCAGCACCCGTCGCGTGGTGGCGGTGCAGAAGGGCCAGCCGATCTTTTTCTGCAGTGCATCCTTCCAGTACGACGAGGAAGGCTTTCACCACCAGAGCGAGATGCCGGACGTCCCCGGTCCCGAGGATCTGAAATCGGAAACCGAGCTGGCACGCATGGTGGCGCCTATGATTCCCGAGCGCATGCGTGAGCGGTTGACCAGCGACAAGCCCATCGAGATCCGCCCGGTCACCCTGATCAACCCCTTCGCGCCGCAGCCCTGCGAGCCGGCCAAGTACGTGTGGTTCCGCGCTGCCGGCGATCTGCCGGATGACCCGCAGCTGCACAAGTACCTGCTGGCCTACGCCAGTGACTTCAACCTGCTGACCACCTCGATGCAGCCGCATGGCGTGTCGGTGTTCCAGAAGTTCATGCAGGTGGCCAGCCTCGATCATTCGCTGTGGTTCCACCGCAACCTGCGCATGGACGACTGGCTGCTGTACGCCATGGACAGCCCCTGGGCCGGCAATGCGCGCGGCTTCTCCCGCGCCAGCATCTACAACCGCCAGGGTGAACTGGTGGCCTCGGCTGCCCAGGAAGGTCTGACCCGCGTGCGTGAGGACTGGAAGTGA